The genomic stretch TTGGGCTATGCAAATTCGGTCCAGAATCATTCTCCAGGCCCAATTACATTGGACTTACATGTGACTTCTGACTCATGTTTATTTATCCAGAATTAATCAACACATTGACTTTTTAGACTAATTGAATATTATTGTTGAGAAACAAATCCCCATTTTTCCCAACCTAATGTGACTTGTTTACTACTATCGCACCCAACGCCTTTTTACTTTTGTCTGACATTGGCAAACTTACACCTTTATAGGAAAAGATCAAACTCTGTTATGCCACAATATCCTCCACATTTCCACTTTTTCACTATTTCCTACTAGGGCAGATGCTACAGTTACTTCTCCTTCCTTTTCCAaaacatcaacttcatcctctTGTCAAAAATTTATTTTTCCGATGAGAATTCTAATTTGACTAAGCATGGAATTTGAATCTTAAGTGGACTTTGGGCATCCTCTACAAGTCTCGTTGTGAAGCTTAAATCGTTGATAACAACATCTGTTTCTTCTAAGACTACCTTTATTTTTACTAACAAGCGTGCCGCATCCATTTTAATCTTCCACCTCCTCGCATCCAGACATAGAAACTCCCTCGATGGATTTAAAAATGTCTCACATCCAACCATAACATGATATATAATTAATTCACTTATTAAAAACTGGATCTTACTAATGAGTATCTTATAGACACTCTTTAAAGATTCCAAATAAAAAAATACTATATAAAAGAAATTGAAATtgacaattttaatttttaatatattgagtatatatatttaaaaaaattatattattttaagGTTAATGCTAACTTATGCCACAATGACACAAGTTAATGACTTATTTGTAAAAGTATTTTCTTGGAATGCATGCATTTAATTTTTTGAAACTTAAAATATTGTTTTATTCCACACAAATTTTTTAATTGTAGTATCCTTAACTTGTGTCTTAAGAGCACAAATTTACAATACccttattttaaattattttaaagAGTATTTCATTAAGACTAGTTAGCATTTCCATTAAATATTTTGGTCGGTACATAATAAAAATCTTAATCATAGTAAAAATAGTGTTTTCTCTTTTTAGTGGTAGAATTTATTTTGCACAAATACTAAAATTGAAAAAGCATAAAGTGGTAGCTCTTGTGAGACCCATGTCATAATGATAATCCACGTAGTCAAAATTGTAAGGCCAAAATTCTAGGTTGAAATTCCCACTAAAACGTGTCCAATCTTTCTTCAATTCAATTCAATTTCTCTCATTTTTCACACCATGCCTCTTCTTCTTGCCACTGATTACGTTACGTTTCTCGTAATCACACAATTCAGTTCAATACTCCACAATCCCAATTTCAATGTTGGTTTGTAAGATTATTCATATTCATTGTCATGACCCTATGTTCTTTCACTTCTCATCAATCCATCCATGATTCTTCAACAAGCTTCTCCCACTTTTCACTTCTCTCTTTGTCCCTGCAACAACAATGCTTTTCCTTCTAATTTTCCCCTTTCCAAAACCATGAAGAAACGCTTCATTTCAAATTATTACTCGTATCACAAATTCCGAAGAAAAAAATGGATTATTCACTCCTCTTCGATTCGCAAACAAGGTTCTACTAATTGGAACGCCAATTCCACTACACGGGGTGCTAAAAGTTTCGTACTTGATAATAGGGTTTCGAATGATGAACTTGAAGAAGGTAAGTTGCAAGATTCACAAGTTCAATTGGGTTCAAACTTCACTACTTTTCAAGAGGATCCGATTGTGGATAAGCTTAGAACTCAGTTGGGTGTGATTCACCCGATTCCGTCGCCTCCTATAAACGGAAACATTGCTggtttgtttgtgttttttttctttgTTGGTGTTGTTTTTGATAAATTGTGGACTTTTAGGAAAAGGAGAAACAAAATTAGTAGTAGTGAAGATAGTTTTCGTGGTGTGTGGCCTCAAGTGCCTACTagtttttctttgtttttggAAAAGGATTTGCAGAGGAAAGAGTCGGTTGAATGGGTGAACATGGTTTTGGGGAAGTTGTGGAAGGTTTATAGAGGTGGACTTGAAAATTGGGTTATTGGGTTGCTTCAACCTGTTATTGATGATTTAGAGAAGCCTGATTATGTTGAAAGAGTTGAGATTAAGCAATTTTCATTAGGGGATGAACCTTTATCTGTTAGGAATGTTGAGCGCAGGACTTCTCGCCGTGTCAATGATTTACAGTATGTTTTTCTTCTCTCTTATGCTTTATTGTATTGTATTAATATTTCTTGACTTGATTGATTGCTATAAGTTATGTTTTTCTTCTTTGTTTATGTTATATGCTGAAAGAGATAATTTTTTCAATTGTCATTTTCAAGCTGaggttttttatttttatatatgcATGTGTTCTCATTGGAATAATACTCATTAAATTGTCATCCGGGTATGTTTCAGTTATTGTAATGAGAATTTTAAAATGATGATAAGGCAATGACATGGTATTTCATTTTTTGTGGCATGAGGCAAGGGAATAGACTCGCTTTTTTCCGTGTGGTGTGTTGTCGGTCGTCATATTGTAGCTTAAGTTAAATGTTTTGTTGGCTATCAGATATTGGAAAAAATTGATCTTTTAGCTTAGTATGCTCTTCATTTGAACTAGAATTGCTATTCTGGTAATGTTTTTGATCATATCTTTTTGTAGAAAGGATTAGTTCTGGATTTTGGATAGTAATTCTATTTTTGGATTTATATTCTTAGATCCAAGGCTATTGTGTTATTTATTCTTTATTATCATATGCTTAATATAAGCAATTTATTTTCCTTGGTGTTATCTAGGTACCAGATAGGCCTTAGGTATACTGGAGGTGCCCGCATGCTTTTAAGTCTTTCTCTTAAATTTGGCATTATTCCAATTGTTGTACCTGTTGGTGTTCGAGATTTTGACATTGACGGTGAACTTTGGGTAAAATTGCGACTAATACCAACAGAACCTTGGGTCGGTGCTGCTTCATGGGCTTTTGTTTCACTTCCAAAGATCAAATTTGAGCTGTCTCCATTCCGCTTGTTCAATTTAATGGGTatgccattttttttgtaaatcttagaaattatattatttatatttacTTGGATCTGAGTGACTTTGTAGGAAAATCAATTAGAAACATAGCTTTTGTAGAAAATTGTAACAAAAACAAGATGTGCTGTGAATATCATCTGTGTCTGCTCGACAAAAATTGATAATCTACACTACACCATGGTCCAATGTGCTAGTTAACTACAAAAACAAGTGAATATTATCTTACTTCTTAAAGCTGTTTGACAAAGAAAGAATAGTATAACTGTATGAATGAGTTAGTTTAGTGCCAATTCCCTAAGCATCTTTTGACAATGGACTTGCACATGATACCTGGTGCTGATGAGAGTTATGTATTGGTTAGTATGGTTGTTGTAAAAGGTTATAAAGACTAGTTTGATACCCCTTCTTTACTTGCGAATTTGGAGTCTTAATGGCCAACTTAACAAATTAAACCATGTATCCTCCCTTTTCGCCGCCAACTTACATTGTGTCACAAATCAGCTCTCCCAAACACTTAGGTTGTTACTTGTTAGGTAAAGGCTCTTGATTAGTGTTGAACCGAAGTGTCTCCACACATAGGATTCTTTTAATGTTATGGACATTACACAGGCACAACTATGTTGCATTTACatttatttagtttttattttagAGTGATGGTGGCAATGATTATATTTGGGATCACTTGGTCATAGAAGCTTTTATACAATAATATGAAGAAACTACTCTCCCAAAAGCCTAACCTATTGGGTTGAgacttgttttttttttatattttgataTGCTGTATTTCACATCTGGTATTTTAATTTGATAATATAGTCTTTTTTAATTGTTGTTGATATGTCATAGGTAACATGTAATTTCCTTGCATTTCAAATACATATTTTTGAAGAATATCTAACATATTGTTGCTGacattttttgttttttttcttcttttgtGCATTGTTGGGCATGATCAGCAATTCCAGTTCTCTCAATGTAAGTTCCATTTATTTTTTTAGCTGTTATAACTTATAAGTTCATTGCAATTGATGCTTGTGAAGCAGAGTGTGTGTGTACACTTGTGTGAATGCATTTTTAAAGTGGTACTACTATCTATAAAGTATTATTAGAGCATGCATTTGATGCTAATTTTACTATTATAGAAAGTAACTG from Lathyrus oleraceus cultivar Zhongwan6 chromosome 7, CAAS_Psat_ZW6_1.0, whole genome shotgun sequence encodes the following:
- the LOC127102418 gene encoding synaptotagmin-2, with the protein product MILQQASPTFHFSLCPCNNNAFPSNFPLSKTMKKRFISNYYSYHKFRRKKWIIHSSSIRKQGSTNWNANSTTRGAKSFVLDNRVSNDELEEGKLQDSQVQLGSNFTTFQEDPIVDKLRTQLGVIHPIPSPPINGNIAGLFVFFFFVGVVFDKLWTFRKRRNKISSSEDSFRGVWPQVPTSFSLFLEKDLQRKESVEWVNMVLGKLWKVYRGGLENWVIGLLQPVIDDLEKPDYVERVEIKQFSLGDEPLSVRNVERRTSRRVNDLQYQIGLRYTGGARMLLSLSLKFGIIPIVVPVGVRDFDIDGELWVKLRLIPTEPWVGAASWAFVSLPKIKFELSPFRLFNLMAIPVLSMFLTKLLTVDLPRLFVRPNKIVLDFQKGKAVGPVIVGPVADGVKDGEMQEGNMDSVGELSVTLVDARKLPYLFGKTDPYVILSLGDQIIRSKKNSQTTVIGPPGMPIWNQDFHMLVSNPKKQKLNIQVKDALGFADLSIGTGEVDLGSLQDTVPTDIIVVLQGGWGFRGKGSSGEILLRLTYKAYVEDEEDDKTGEDLIDIDASDDELSDTEEANVTDQKGVRDSMYQTDKESFMDVLAAIIVSEEFQGIVTSEAGFTKGSENGSNTASKVLKSPVANAESTPSSSDKSEGSGESALFWLAVITGMALLIAVNISGSSIFNP